From one Pseudomonas sp. B21-048 genomic stretch:
- a CDS encoding TIGR00730 family Rossman fold protein, giving the protein MPYQPNDLLSRHFQESGHDLTSKVEEQLNLVSPNSPNIPIYRDMILTVLRMAQEDHNRWNAKITLQALRELEHAFRVMEQFKGRRKVTVFGSARTPIEHPLYGLARELGAALARSDMMVITGAGGGIMAAAHEGAGLEHSLGFNITLPFEQHANPTVNGTANLLPFHFFFTRKLFFVKEADALVLCPGGFGTLDEALEVLTLIQTGKSPLVPVVLLDAPGGKFWQGALDFIHHQLEENRYILPTDMKLLSLVYSAEEAVEQINQFYSNFHSSRWLKHQFVIRMNHKLSDRALEHMQEAFADLCLSDHFHQHAYSGEEHDEPQFSHLARLSFTFNARDHGRLRELVDYINLPENWVQSKPHAQQRAREPFKVT; this is encoded by the coding sequence ATGCCTTACCAACCGAATGACCTCCTGAGCCGTCATTTTCAAGAAAGCGGCCACGACCTCACCAGCAAGGTCGAAGAACAACTCAACCTGGTTTCACCCAACAGCCCCAACATCCCGATTTACCGCGACATGATCCTGACTGTGCTGCGCATGGCCCAGGAAGATCACAACCGCTGGAATGCCAAGATCACCCTGCAAGCCTTGCGCGAACTCGAGCATGCCTTCCGTGTGATGGAGCAGTTCAAGGGACGACGCAAAGTCACTGTTTTCGGCTCGGCCCGTACACCGATAGAACACCCACTGTATGGTTTGGCCCGAGAACTTGGCGCCGCCCTTGCGCGCTCGGACATGATGGTCATCACAGGTGCCGGCGGCGGCATCATGGCAGCGGCCCATGAAGGTGCCGGTCTGGAACACAGCTTGGGATTCAACATCACCCTGCCCTTCGAGCAGCATGCCAATCCCACCGTCAATGGCACCGCCAACCTGCTGCCTTTCCACTTCTTCTTTACCCGCAAGCTGTTCTTCGTCAAGGAGGCCGATGCACTGGTCCTGTGCCCAGGCGGTTTCGGTACGCTGGATGAAGCGCTGGAGGTGCTGACCCTGATTCAGACCGGCAAAAGCCCGTTGGTGCCCGTGGTGCTACTGGATGCGCCGGGCGGCAAGTTCTGGCAAGGCGCGCTGGACTTCATTCACCATCAACTGGAGGAAAATCGCTACATCCTGCCAACCGACATGAAGCTATTGAGTCTGGTCTACAGTGCCGAAGAGGCAGTGGAGCAGATCAATCAGTTCTACAGCAACTTCCACTCCAGCCGCTGGCTCAAGCATCAGTTCGTGATTCGCATGAACCACAAACTCAGCGATCGGGCACTCGAACACATGCAGGAGGCATTTGCCGACCTGTGCCTGAGCGATCATTTCCATCAGCACGCCTACAGCGGTGAGGAGCACGACGAACCGCAGTTCAGCCATCTGGCGCGACTTTCCTTCACCTTCAACGCTCGTGATCATGGCCGTCTACGGGAGTTGGTGGATTACATCAACCTGCCGGAAAACTGGGTCCAGTCCAAACCCCACGCGCAACAACGCGCGCGTGAGCCATTCAAGGTGACATGA
- a CDS encoding GNAT family N-acetyltransferase codes for MRQHSVIHTPKQSDYEELTQVWEASVRATHDFLPDSYIDLLKNLVLTRYLDAVMLICTKDSRQRITGFAGVAAGKIEMLFIDPAHRGKGLGKQLLRYALEHLNADELDVNEQNPQALGFYFKQGFEVIGRSEHDGMGQPYPLLHMRLRQSQQLTRNG; via the coding sequence ATGCGCCAACACTCGGTTATTCACACACCGAAACAGAGCGACTACGAAGAACTCACCCAAGTGTGGGAAGCCTCGGTGCGCGCCACCCATGACTTTCTGCCCGACAGCTACATCGACCTGCTGAAGAATCTGGTGCTGACCCGCTACCTCGACGCGGTGATGCTGATCTGCACCAAAGACTCACGCCAGCGCATCACCGGGTTCGCCGGCGTCGCGGCGGGCAAGATCGAAATGCTCTTCATCGACCCGGCGCATCGCGGCAAAGGCCTGGGCAAGCAATTGCTGCGCTATGCCCTGGAACACCTGAACGCCGATGAACTGGACGTCAACGAGCAAAACCCGCAGGCCTTGGGCTTTTACTTCAAACAGGGCTTTGAGGTGATCGGCCGCTCCGAGCATGACGGCATGGGCCAGCCCTATCCGTTGCTGCACATGCGTTTACGCCAGTCTCAACAACTGACGCGTAATGGTTAA
- a CDS encoding diacylglycerol kinase: MSPFKGQTGLKRILNASGYSLDGLRAAFTGEAAFRQLVLLNVILIPLSFFLNVSRVEQALLIAVCLLALIVELLNSAVEAAIDRISLELHPLSKNAKDMGSAAQLVALSMIALVWAVILL, from the coding sequence ATGTCACCTTTCAAAGGCCAGACCGGCCTCAAACGCATCCTCAACGCCTCCGGCTACTCACTGGACGGCCTGCGCGCGGCTTTCACCGGTGAAGCGGCTTTCCGGCAACTGGTGCTGCTTAACGTCATCCTGATACCGCTGTCGTTCTTCCTGAACGTCAGTCGCGTCGAGCAGGCGCTGCTGATTGCGGTCTGCCTGTTGGCGTTGATCGTCGAGTTGCTCAATTCGGCGGTGGAAGCGGCCATTGACCGCATTTCCCTTGAGTTGCATCCACTGTCCAAGAACGCCAAGGACATGGGCAGCGCCGCTCAATTGGTGGCATTGAGTATGATCGCGCTGGTGTGGGCGGTCATTCTGCTTTAA
- a CDS encoding quorum-sensing-regulated virulence factor family protein: MLRLIVPTAAIVLASSFSAQAASLSEQNLNRELRNVAVQSSVGTPRAINEDILDQGYTVEGKELINHLSVQSSHASKMRADPKAVYFQLGASVCNNPSFRKLMAKGAIMRYDFTEVKTNRPVGSASYQESDCPKATPAKKK; the protein is encoded by the coding sequence ATGCTGCGCCTTATCGTCCCAACCGCTGCCATTGTGCTGGCGTCGTCCTTCAGTGCTCAGGCTGCGTCCTTGAGTGAGCAGAATCTGAACAGAGAGCTGCGAAATGTCGCCGTACAAAGCAGTGTCGGTACACCACGGGCGATCAACGAAGACATTCTCGATCAGGGCTATACCGTCGAAGGCAAAGAACTGATTAACCACCTCAGCGTACAGAGCAGCCACGCCAGCAAGATGCGCGCCGATCCTAAAGCGGTGTACTTCCAGCTTGGCGCCTCCGTATGTAACAACCCATCGTTCCGCAAGCTGATGGCCAAGGGCGCAATCATGCGTTACGACTTCACAGAGGTGAAGACCAATCGTCCCGTCGGCTCCGCAAGCTATCAGGAGTCGGATTGCCCAAAAGCGACACCGGCCAAGAAAAAGTAA
- a CDS encoding tRNA-uridine aminocarboxypropyltransferase, with protein sequence MTPVYFTTNAVARLRDQREEAGIKPIQARGWRATRCRACRVIESHCLCDWRPQVDTRSGVCLIMTNKEVFKPSNTGWLIADVVRDNHAFIWSRTEVDEQLLALLADPQWQPYLVFPGEYVEPERVTHSVEVDSTKRPLFILLDATWTEARKIFRKSPYFDALPILSLLPEKLSRYRLRRSTRSEHLCTAEVAALCLDLAGDTDAASALDAYFDVFSQHYLDAKRQLDMNVATPAHAELMPFVQNKAPVIC encoded by the coding sequence ATGACCCCTGTGTACTTTACGACAAACGCCGTAGCCCGCTTGCGCGATCAGCGCGAAGAGGCGGGCATCAAGCCGATTCAGGCCCGTGGCTGGCGGGCAACCCGTTGCCGTGCCTGCCGCGTGATCGAGAGCCACTGTCTGTGTGACTGGCGCCCGCAGGTCGACACGCGTAGCGGCGTGTGCCTGATCATGACCAATAAAGAAGTGTTTAAACCAAGCAACACCGGGTGGCTGATTGCCGATGTGGTGCGCGACAACCATGCATTCATCTGGTCGCGCACCGAAGTCGATGAGCAACTGCTGGCGTTGTTGGCCGACCCGCAATGGCAACCGTATCTGGTGTTTCCGGGCGAGTACGTCGAGCCCGAGCGAGTTACCCACAGCGTCGAGGTCGATAGCACCAAGCGTCCATTGTTCATTCTGCTGGACGCCACCTGGACCGAAGCCCGGAAAATTTTCCGAAAAAGCCCCTATTTTGATGCGTTGCCGATTCTGAGCCTGCTCCCCGAAAAGCTTTCACGGTACCGCTTACGCAGGTCCACCCGCAGCGAGCACCTGTGCACGGCCGAAGTGGCGGCGCTGTGCCTCGATCTTGCCGGTGATACAGACGCTGCCTCGGCGCTGGATGCTTACTTTGATGTGTTCAGCCAGCACTACCTGGACGCCAAACGTCAATTGGATATGAATGTCGCAACACCGGCTCACGCCGAGCTGATGCCCTTTGTGCAGAACAAGGCGCCCGTCATCTGCTGA
- the tsaA gene encoding tRNA (N6-threonylcarbamoyladenosine(37)-N6)-methyltransferase TrmO codes for MTYSVSPIGFVRSCFKEKFAIPRQPQLAPAARGVLELVAPFDQGDAVQGLEQVSHVWLLFLFHQALEEKPRLKVRPPRLGGNKSMGVFATRATHRPNGIGQSVVKLDKVEANRLWISGIDLLDGTPILDIKPYVPYADIIDTASNSIASAPPQLISVQWTDSALQQAHDHAQRLDEPLVELIEQCLAQDPRPAYQIPAPEREYGAQFWDVDVRWHYPTPDLIRVLEVIPVSNVY; via the coding sequence ATGACCTACAGCGTTTCCCCCATCGGCTTCGTACGCTCCTGTTTCAAGGAGAAGTTCGCCATTCCGCGCCAGCCGCAACTGGCCCCGGCCGCTCGAGGCGTGCTGGAGTTGGTGGCGCCGTTCGATCAGGGTGATGCGGTGCAGGGATTGGAACAGGTCAGCCATGTCTGGCTGTTGTTCCTGTTCCATCAGGCTCTGGAAGAAAAGCCACGCCTGAAAGTCCGCCCTCCGCGCCTGGGCGGCAACAAATCCATGGGCGTGTTTGCCACTCGCGCGACGCATCGACCCAATGGCATCGGTCAATCAGTGGTCAAGCTGGACAAGGTCGAAGCCAATCGGCTGTGGATCTCCGGCATCGACCTACTCGACGGGACGCCGATTCTCGACATCAAACCTTACGTGCCCTACGCCGACATTATCGACACGGCGTCCAACAGCATCGCCAGCGCCCCGCCACAGTTGATTTCTGTGCAATGGACAGACTCAGCGCTGCAACAGGCTCATGACCATGCTCAGCGCCTTGATGAGCCCTTGGTCGAACTGATCGAGCAATGCCTGGCGCAAGACCCACGCCCGGCGTATCAGATTCCTGCACCAGAAAGGGAATACGGTGCGCAGTTCTGGGATGTGGACGTGCGCTGGCATTACCCCACGCCGGACCTGATCCGTGTCCTCGAAGTCATTCCCGTCTCCAACGTGTATTAG
- the fpr gene encoding ferredoxin-NADP reductase translates to MSNMNHERVLSVHHWNDTLFSFKCTRDPGLRFENGQFVMIGLQQPNGRPLMRAYSIASPNWEEHLEFFSIKVPDGPLTSQLQHLKEGDEIIISKKPTGTLVLDDLKPGKHLYLLSTGTGLAPFMSVIQDPETYERFEKVILCHGVRYVNEVAYREFITEHLPQNEFFGEALRDKLIYYPTVTREPFENEGRLTDLMRSGKLFSDIGLPPINSQDDRAMLCGSPSMLDETSEVLNSFGLKVSPRMREPGDYLIERAFVEK, encoded by the coding sequence ATGAGCAACATGAACCACGAGCGTGTCCTCAGTGTTCACCACTGGAACGACACTCTGTTCAGCTTCAAGTGCACCCGCGATCCGGGCCTGCGCTTCGAGAACGGTCAGTTCGTGATGATCGGCCTGCAACAGCCCAACGGCCGCCCGCTTATGCGTGCTTACTCGATAGCCAGCCCGAACTGGGAAGAGCATCTCGAGTTCTTCAGCATCAAGGTGCCTGATGGCCCGCTGACTTCCCAGTTGCAGCATCTGAAGGAAGGCGACGAGATCATCATCAGCAAAAAGCCTACCGGCACGCTGGTGCTGGATGACTTGAAGCCTGGCAAACATTTGTACCTGCTCAGTACCGGTACCGGTCTGGCGCCGTTCATGAGCGTCATCCAGGACCCGGAAACCTACGAGCGTTTCGAAAAAGTGATCCTGTGCCACGGCGTGCGTTACGTCAATGAAGTCGCTTACCGCGAGTTCATCACCGAGCACCTGCCGCAGAACGAATTCTTCGGCGAGGCGCTGCGTGACAAGTTGATCTATTACCCGACCGTGACCCGCGAGCCGTTCGAGAACGAAGGTCGCCTGACCGACCTGATGCGCAGCGGCAAGCTGTTCAGCGACATCGGTCTGCCACCGATCAACTCGCAGGACGACCGTGCCATGCTGTGCGGCAGCCCGAGCATGCTCGACGAGACCAGCGAAGTGTTGAACAGCTTCGGCCTGAAAGTTTCGCCGCGGATGCGCGAGCCGGGTGATTACCTGATCGAGCGTGCGTTCGTCGAGAAGTAA
- a CDS encoding LysR family transcriptional regulator: MRFTLRQLQVFVAVAQQESVSRAALTLNLSQSAASTSITELERQCSCQLFDRAGKRLSLNALGKQLLPQAVALLDQAKEIEDLLNGKSGFGSLAVGATLTIGNYLATLLIGSFMQRHPESQVKLHVQNTANIVQQVAHYEIDLGLIEGDCSHPDIEVQSWVEDELVVFCAPQHPLAKRGIATMEELSHEAWILREQGSGTRLTFDQAMRHHRSALNIRLELEHTEAIKRAVESGLGIGCISRLALRDAFRRGSLVPVETPDLDLARQFYFIWHKQKYQTSAMREFLELCRAFTAGVQRSDEIVLPTIA, translated from the coding sequence ATGCGATTTACTCTCCGTCAACTTCAAGTATTCGTCGCCGTCGCCCAGCAGGAAAGCGTATCCCGTGCTGCATTGACGCTCAACCTCTCACAATCGGCGGCGAGCACCTCAATCACCGAGCTAGAGCGCCAGTGCAGCTGTCAGCTGTTCGATCGCGCCGGCAAACGGCTGAGCCTCAATGCCCTCGGCAAACAGCTGTTGCCGCAGGCGGTGGCCCTGCTCGACCAAGCCAAGGAGATCGAAGACCTGCTTAACGGCAAGTCCGGTTTCGGCTCGCTGGCGGTCGGCGCGACGCTGACCATCGGCAATTATCTGGCCACCCTGCTGATCGGCAGCTTCATGCAGCGCCATCCGGAAAGCCAGGTGAAGCTGCATGTGCAGAACACCGCCAACATCGTGCAACAGGTCGCGCACTATGAAATTGATCTGGGTCTAATCGAAGGCGACTGCAGCCATCCGGACATCGAAGTGCAGAGTTGGGTCGAGGATGAGCTGGTGGTGTTCTGTGCACCTCAGCATCCGCTGGCCAAACGCGGCATCGCGACCATGGAGGAGTTGAGTCATGAGGCGTGGATTCTTCGCGAGCAAGGTTCGGGCACACGGCTGACGTTCGACCAGGCCATGCGACACCATCGCAGCGCACTGAACATTCGCCTGGAACTGGAACACACCGAAGCGATCAAGCGCGCGGTGGAATCAGGCTTGGGGATTGGCTGCATTTCGCGCCTGGCGCTGCGCGATGCGTTCCGCCGCGGCAGCCTGGTGCCGGTGGAAACACCGGATCTGGACCTGGCGCGGCAGTTCTATTTCATTTGGCACAAACAGAAATATCAGACATCGGCAATGCGTGAGTTCCTCGAACTCTGCCGCGCGTTCACCGCCGGGGTTCAGCGCAGCGACGAGATCGTCCTGCCTACCATCGCTTAA
- a CDS encoding rRNA pseudouridine synthase, giving the protein MTDPIRLSKRLIELVGCSRREAELFIEGGWVTVDGEVIDEPQFKVENQKVELDPEAKATAPEPVTILLNVPVGMDAETAMATISAETLSEEHRYGKRPLKGHFLRLTASTDLQANASGLLVFTQDWKILRKLTADSAKIEQEYVVEVEGDMVAHGLNRLNHGLTYKGKELPPVKASWQNENRLRFAMKNPQPGVIALFCQAVGLKVIAIRRIRIGGVSIGKVPLGQWRYLSGKEKF; this is encoded by the coding sequence ATGACTGACCCGATTCGTCTCTCCAAACGCCTCATCGAACTCGTCGGCTGTTCCCGTCGGGAGGCTGAGCTGTTCATCGAGGGCGGCTGGGTCACCGTGGACGGTGAAGTCATCGACGAGCCGCAGTTCAAGGTCGAGAACCAGAAAGTCGAGCTTGATCCTGAAGCCAAGGCCACTGCGCCGGAACCGGTGACTATCCTGCTGAACGTGCCCGTGGGCATGGATGCGGAAACGGCCATGGCAACCATCAGCGCCGAGACCCTGAGCGAAGAACACCGCTACGGCAAACGCCCGCTCAAGGGCCACTTCCTGCGCCTGACCGCCAGCACCGATCTGCAGGCCAATGCCAGCGGTCTGCTGGTGTTCACCCAGGACTGGAAAATCCTGCGCAAACTCACTGCGGACTCCGCCAAGATCGAGCAAGAGTATGTGGTCGAAGTTGAAGGCGACATGGTGGCTCACGGCCTCAACCGCCTGAATCACGGCCTGACCTACAAGGGCAAGGAACTGCCGCCAGTCAAAGCCAGCTGGCAGAACGAAAACCGCCTGCGTTTTGCGATGAAGAACCCACAACCAGGCGTGATCGCCCTGTTTTGCCAGGCTGTAGGCCTGAAGGTCATCGCCATCCGCCGCATCCGCATCGGCGGCGTGTCCATCGGCAAAGTGCCGTTGGGGCAATGGCGCTACCTGTCCGGCAAAGAGAAGTTCTAA
- a CDS encoding DUF1456 family protein yields MIHNDVLRSVRYMLDISDKKVIEIIKLGGMDVSMEDLLTYLDKKEEDEEGFVRCPDEVMAHFLDGLVIFKRGKDESRPPQPIEVPVTNNIILKKLRVAFELKEDDMHAILKAAEFPVSKPELSALFRKFGHTNYRPCGDQLLRNFLKGLTLRVRV; encoded by the coding sequence ATGATTCATAACGACGTACTGCGCAGCGTGCGCTACATGCTCGACATCAGCGACAAGAAAGTCATCGAGATCATCAAGCTCGGCGGCATGGACGTGTCCATGGAAGACCTGCTGACGTACCTCGACAAGAAAGAGGAAGACGAGGAAGGCTTCGTACGCTGCCCGGACGAGGTCATGGCGCATTTCCTCGATGGCCTGGTGATCTTCAAGCGCGGCAAGGACGAAAGCCGTCCACCGCAGCCGATCGAAGTGCCGGTGACCAACAACATCATCCTGAAGAAACTGCGTGTGGCCTTCGAACTGAAAGAAGACGACATGCACGCGATCCTCAAGGCCGCCGAGTTCCCGGTGTCCAAGCCAGAGCTGAGCGCGCTGTTCCGCAAGTTCGGCCACACCAACTACCGTCCGTGCGGCGACCAGTTGCTGCGCAACTTCCTCAAGGGGCTCACTCTTCGAGTGAGAGTGTAA
- the erdR gene encoding response regulator transcription factor ErdR, whose amino-acid sequence MATYEILIADDHPLFRSALHQALTLGLGPDVRLVEVASIAELETRLDEKADWDLVLLDLNMPGAYGFSGLVLLRGQYPQIPVVMISAQEEASIMVKSREFGASGFIPKSSDLSVIQKAVRAVLDGDVFWPPQAFEAVSVSAEAKAASEGLASLTPQQFRVLTMVCEGLLNKQIAYELSVSEATIKAHVTAIFRKLNVRTRTQAALLLQQLESISSH is encoded by the coding sequence ATGGCCACATACGAAATCCTGATTGCCGATGACCATCCTCTTTTTCGTAGTGCCCTGCATCAAGCGTTGACCCTAGGCCTGGGCCCGGATGTCCGTCTGGTGGAAGTGGCGAGCATTGCCGAGCTGGAAACCCGTCTGGACGAAAAGGCCGACTGGGATCTGGTATTGCTGGACCTGAACATGCCGGGAGCTTACGGTTTTTCCGGGTTGGTGTTGTTGCGTGGGCAGTACCCGCAAATTCCGGTGGTGATGATCTCGGCTCAGGAAGAAGCGTCGATCATGGTGAAATCCCGTGAATTCGGCGCCAGTGGCTTCATACCCAAGTCCAGTGATTTGAGCGTCATTCAGAAAGCCGTGCGCGCGGTGCTCGATGGCGACGTTTTCTGGCCGCCCCAGGCCTTCGAAGCGGTCAGCGTTTCCGCCGAAGCCAAGGCCGCCAGCGAAGGCCTTGCCAGCCTGACACCCCAGCAGTTCCGTGTGTTGACCATGGTCTGTGAAGGTTTGTTGAACAAGCAGATTGCTTACGAGTTGAGCGTTTCCGAAGCAACGATCAAAGCCCACGTCACGGCCATTTTCCGTAAGCTGAATGTGCGAACCCGGACTCAGGCGGCGCTGCTCTTGCAACAACTTGAGTCAATTTCGAGCCACTAA
- the rimO gene encoding 30S ribosomal protein S12 methylthiotransferase RimO, with the protein MSTTPAPANPKVGFVSLGCPKALVDSERILTQLRMEGYDVVSTYQDADVVVVNTCGFIDSAKAESLEVIGEAIKENGKVIVTGCMGVEEGNIRNVHPSVLAVTGPQQYEQVVNAVHDAVPPRQDHNPLIDLVPPQGIKLTPRHYAYLKISEGCNHSCSFCIIPSMRGKLVSRPVGDVLDEAQRLVKAGVKELLVISQDTSAYGVDVKYRTGFWNGAPVKTRMTELCEALSTLGVWVRLHYVYPYPHVDELIPLMAAGKILPYLDIPFQHASPKVLKAMKRPAFEDKTLARIKNWREICPDLIIRSTFIVGFPGETEEDFQYLLNWLTEAQLDRVGCFQYSPVEGAPANLLDAAIVPDDVKQDRWDRFMAHQQAISSARLQMRVGREIEVLVDEVDEQGAVGRCFFDAPEIDGNVFIDNGSNLKPGDKVWCKVTDADEYDLWAEQI; encoded by the coding sequence ATGTCCACCACTCCTGCGCCGGCCAATCCAAAGGTTGGCTTCGTTTCCCTGGGTTGCCCCAAAGCACTGGTCGACTCCGAGCGCATCCTTACCCAGCTGCGCATGGAAGGCTATGACGTTGTGTCCACTTATCAGGACGCCGACGTCGTGGTGGTCAACACCTGCGGCTTTATCGACTCGGCCAAGGCTGAGTCCCTGGAAGTGATCGGCGAAGCCATCAAGGAAAACGGCAAGGTCATCGTGACCGGCTGCATGGGCGTCGAAGAAGGCAACATCCGCAACGTGCACCCAAGCGTATTGGCCGTGACCGGTCCGCAGCAATACGAGCAAGTGGTCAACGCCGTGCACGACGCCGTGCCGCCGCGTCAGGATCACAACCCGCTGATCGACCTGGTGCCGCCACAAGGGATCAAACTGACCCCGCGCCACTACGCCTACCTGAAGATTTCCGAAGGCTGCAACCACAGCTGCAGCTTCTGCATCATCCCGTCGATGCGCGGCAAACTGGTCAGCCGCCCGGTCGGTGACGTGCTCGACGAGGCCCAGCGCTTGGTCAAGGCCGGCGTCAAAGAGCTGTTGGTGATTTCCCAGGACACCAGCGCCTACGGCGTCGACGTGAAATACCGCACCGGCTTCTGGAACGGCGCGCCGGTGAAAACCCGCATGACCGAACTCTGCGAAGCACTGAGCACCCTCGGTGTCTGGGTGCGTCTGCACTACGTTTACCCGTACCCGCACGTTGACGAGTTGATCCCGCTGATGGCCGCCGGGAAAATCCTGCCGTACCTGGACATCCCGTTCCAGCACGCCAGCCCGAAAGTCCTGAAAGCGATGAAACGCCCGGCCTTCGAAGACAAGACCCTGGCGCGGATCAAGAACTGGCGCGAGATCTGCCCGGACCTGATCATCCGCTCGACCTTCATCGTCGGCTTCCCAGGCGAAACCGAAGAAGACTTCCAGTACCTGCTGAACTGGCTGACCGAAGCGCAGCTGGACCGCGTTGGCTGCTTCCAGTACTCGCCGGTCGAAGGCGCACCGGCCAACCTGCTGGACGCGGCCATCGTGCCGGACGACGTCAAGCAAGACCGTTGGGACCGCTTCATGGCTCACCAACAAGCCATCAGCTCGGCGCGCCTGCAAATGCGCGTTGGCCGTGAAATCGAAGTGCTGGTCGATGAAGTCGACGAGCAAGGCGCGGTTGGCCGTTGCTTCTTCGATGCCCCGGAAATCGACGGCAATGTGTTCATCGACAACGGCAGCAACTTGAAGCCAGGCGACAAGGTCTGGTGCAAAGTGACCGACGCCGACGAATACGATCTGTGGGCTGAACAGATCTAA
- the recX gene encoding recombination regulator RecX, translating to MTAVLDTLVAVRRTAMDLLARREHGRVELTRKLRQRGALPEMIDTALDRLTEEGLLSESRYLESFVSYRARSGYGPLRIREELSQRGLQRTDIELALRESGINWQEQLEDTWRRKFAGHLPIDARERAKQGRFLSYRGYSMEMISRLFSGREMDD from the coding sequence ATGACCGCCGTACTCGATACACTCGTCGCGGTGCGGCGAACCGCAATGGACCTGCTCGCGCGACGCGAGCACGGTCGAGTCGAGCTGACGCGTAAACTGCGTCAGCGCGGCGCCCTCCCTGAAATGATCGACACAGCACTCGACCGCTTGACGGAAGAGGGCCTGTTGTCCGAATCCCGTTACCTCGAGAGCTTTGTTTCTTACCGTGCCCGTTCCGGTTATGGCCCTTTGCGAATTCGTGAAGAGTTGAGCCAGCGTGGTCTGCAACGTACCGACATCGAACTGGCGTTACGCGAGAGCGGTATCAACTGGCAGGAACAACTGGAAGACACCTGGCGGCGCAAATTTGCTGGGCACCTACCGATAGATGCCAGGGAACGAGCCAAACAGGGCAGGTTCCTGAGTTATCGGGGGTATTCCATGGAAATGATCAGCCGCTTGTTCAGCGGCCGAGAGATGGACGATTAA